Within the Manduca sexta isolate Smith_Timp_Sample1 chromosome 19, JHU_Msex_v1.0, whole genome shotgun sequence genome, the region GATTGGAAGCTTATAGTACTAGTTTATTATTGCTTGTATAAAAGCTCTTTTTTGGAATAAAGGACTCATTGTGCACTTTTGCAGttaaaaagcaatttttatattaaaccaaaaccatttattgatttatacgTATACTACTAGCAACCATTTAATATCTGGTATTATTATGGGCGGCAgttattacttaccatcaggtgacccaCTTGCACATTTTCTCCTTCAAGTCTTCCTTTATAGACAAACAATACCTTCACAAAACATCCACATCAATACTATTTACAAGCTTTTGTTCGTGACTTTGCCCGCGTGTAGGAGTTCCCCGGGATAaaactcccgctatatattttcctggggtagaaagtagcctataaccttcccagggtcttaaactatctccatactaaatttcataaaaatccgttcagtacattttgagaaaatcgataacgcacagatagacagaaaaggggactttgttttataatatgtatagatatatagagCTACTTCTGAAGGTTTGGTGCTTACATGTTCCGCGGCCAGCGTGTCCAATTCGTGGACAGATCTGATCATCTTCTGAGCTCGTTTTTGGGCAGACGCTGCACGCTGTTGTAGGATCTGAAAGTTATCATtacattttaactttattagAAGTACATGTTATTGTAATGCAGTTTTTTTATcctaataaaattgttattacgtTTCAATATTTCATTCAATCTCATCGCTTTTCAATATCTCTAACAACAAGATACGTCGCGCATTCGAAATTCTCCAGAATTATAACTATCTGTTTTATCCGTACACGGTAAATTGACCTCACGCCAcatggtggtaagtggagtggggtctaatagaatgtcgactgacgagagacgattacccctcggtagtaattatgtcggcctgttggaactgaagatacacaagctgatcctgaAACCCGACACACTTCTGTGAGCCATTATTGCGGAttttaacaccctgtatacggtggtcgctatccgggcggatataaaatatatcctatcaccagcaaaccttttttttttgttttcgcggagataGTTCCTTATGACTACCGCACAGCCTTCGGgagggggggcgactgagcggttacgttggggtcaccgtgccttacggcccggcgttgagccacccggatttgatcttgaccttcgggtgaccgccgggccgagtccctaacctatatacacgcacggcataccaactaaaactccgcggtggccgtcttcggcgcattagggacgactgtgggcttcctctgactgaaatgtttaagttttcgtccgcagtcgtccctgcgcggtgccgcctgttgcggcccgtctcctatggggggacTCAGAAGctcccgcgtaaccgaaggacgctctcggcgtcatcggcagcatgaggcctaccttccacgctgccgtccatctcgggggtcatcacaatgtgcgagatgtgcacaacgtacactaagggcggacggcccccagccgcccgccgacgacccccctgATGGCCCCCCTATTAGTCgtcttttacgacaggcaggggataccgtggtggaattctccaaacgcccccattccacagggcggatcaCCAGCAAACCTTGATGGATGTAAGTAGGTTTGTATACTATAACTGTTGCAGTTGCCAAGTGTCAAGCGAACATGATCAATATCAATGCTCCAATATGTGTTTTTACCACTTATACAGTGTATAatttaggttttaaataaacactcacaccttttatccccgaaagtaTAAGcagacgcaactggtgcacctattTTTCGCTGTGATatttcgtctcatgatgtgacaGAGCAAGCCTATGGCCATATAGGGCAAAAATTCCAAAGTCCGCGTTGATACTGAGGGGTAAActcaatatcacattgcccgacccgggcaACGAAGCCACGTCCTCGGTACTACAGCCATACCGTAATGTATTACGCAATtgtaactacgccaccgagttcAAAATATACCttgttaaaaagtaaaattaccgAAAGTCTTCTCTGTTCCGCTTCAGCTAGCTTCTCCTCGATCTCTGGTAGGCTGATATCTGGCTGTGGGGGTTGCAGCAGCCGTTGCAGGTGAGCTGGCGGGGTGTTAGATGGTCGCCGGTTACCGTCAAACTCTTCCACTGGGATTTCGAATGCTACCGCTGGAATGTTAGTTCGTATTTGTTATAagggtttttttattgaatgacgagacgagcttgctgttcgcctgatggtaagcgatacaaccgctcataaacagtagaaacatcattcaacatcttgaattataaaatattgtttggtattccactactctcgccatcctaagacatgggATGTTGACTTATTATGtgcagtaattacactggctacaatgttctgtTCTTTTAGTGGAAAAAATAGCAATTGCAGTGGTacccacccaggcggactcttacatatgagaaaTCTACCACCTGTACGCATAACTAATAATCGCTTGATAGTAAGCATTACttctcataaacagtagcaaaataatttaaaattgtgacaACCAAACTAGTTAAGCCTTGCAGGTGATTTATTGAATGTCAAGTCTCTAGTTCATCATTGAGATATTAGACGGTTGGTCGTTCAAAACAGCACAGGACAGCTAAATATTACGATAAAATTGACAACATAGTATAACGTAAACTTGAATACTACATTTTAACAAATGACTTGGATATGGGTAAGACTGTACCTTCATCGGTTTTCATCTAAATTTTTGTACGTAAagaggccgttcaagtattacaaGTCCGTTCAAGTATTGGGTCTTGTAAAACTTCACggtgcgttacaggggcgggaggggagtcacgtacaaagcgttatgtaacattgttttttttattttaaaacaataacaaaggtaattttgcgactttccggtattttgcgtaaaataattgaaaataaaaaagcagcgatagcctagttggttgtggaacggtctgccaagacgaatgtccgcaggttcaaatcccaagggcacacacctctgatttttctaaaaaattatgtgtgtattctttgtgaattatcgcttgctttaacggtgaaggaaaacatcgtgaggaaacctgcatacgtgagaagttctctataggaatttcgagggtgtgtgaagtctaccaatccgcactaggccagcgtggtggactaaggcctaatccctctcagtagtagaggaggcccgtgctcagcagtgggcaagtatgtatataatacagggctgatatattatattattaattgagaatattacaaaaaaaatcttcaaaaatgtgttacgtaatatttgaacGGCCCCAGAGGTATACTCACGAGGCTTGGCCTGAGCCGGGGTGTCTGGTAAAACCACGGTCGGTAGATCATCAGGCTCGTCGGGGTCAGCGGTTTTGCCATTCGCCACCTTCCCCGGGCTGGTAGCTCCCCCGACTTTGACCATGTCGCGTGAAGGACCACAACCCATGGTCACACTTTATTCTGACATTATTTgacgtaaaaatgttttaggaaattaatgttattcaaaCTGTTCTTGGAAATATTCAcagaatagtaaaaaataattattaactctTGTACCGtaactaatttataactaattgctttcgtattttattaattaaaactatgattCAAACATAGcacttatacataatatttaaaaaaaataattttaatttatcaaatgaATTTATTCATGACTTAAGAAACgtcaatgtttaatattttttgtgttctacatataaaattaagtaggtaATGTTTAGCGATGTCCTTGTTCTTATAAGCTCACGCCTATTATTCTCAAATGGATAGGTAGAGATGCAACTTGTACTACAAAACTTTACCAATCTTATTAATCGTCAATTTGGAATCCTCAACAGCTTACGCGTTTAATTATAAGAGaaacattaattgaaattaGTCGATTTAGGACTCAAATTAGGGGTCATAGCCCATGTATGATAACAACAAACCCACACGACAATAGACGGCCCATTTAAGAAAACCTTTTCGCAAAATTAACTGTACTTTAACTGCCCTACATGCCGTTTCAATAGAAAacgtatatcaataaaaaatctggGCCAATGTTCCATTAACCCTCagaatataatcaaattaatgaaacatattttaataatacacgATGTTTTCGTAAAAGAGTTCTACTTTAACACAAAACTCCATACACTACCGCGGGGgtacatttgtcgcggccctaggcacacagttaagtgtggacacctcatggttgccaattcacattgaggtccATAAAGTTCGCAAACATTTCCTGGTCTTCTTCtatcctcccatcctaagaggtttccttatatTTCCCTCACACTTCCTTTCCAGCTATCCCCTTCCAACCCCAACTTCTTCCCTGCAGTTTTAAGCTAGGGGATTCCTGTACGCCATTCACAAGAGTCCCCGATGTTGACTGTGGAgttcgataaaaaaaactttataaagtaAGCTGTTACGCAGATTCCCATATCTTTGTATACATCGGTTTGTTGAACACCAACACACGACACAATGGCGACAAGGAGCTGAAACTTAGTTGTCCAAAATACAttgctaaattaataaatcaacctAACAGCGTCTGCGTTGAGACTTAGGGCGTTTTTAGCTCTTTTTAACACAACTGAACTGAAAGAGTAGCATGCACGATGGGTAGTTACTGCCCATAAGGAATTTACAACAAAactggaattacaaagtaatgcaATGCACTACGCTTGCGCAAAACTCATCAGATGTTTGTTCCCATAATGCCTTATTAATGTTAAGATGTTACGATGTAGTAAAGAGTATATTTGCTTCAGTGCGCGGCTTCGCTTGAGTCAATTTCGAGACTAAAATTCCCGCTGTAAAATAGCCACTCaatcgattttgataaaatttgataaagTGTAAGCTGTAAAGaaaataggctactttttcaTATTCGTCACAAAGCCTATTCCACTCAGGTATAGCCGTAAGCAAAGACTAGAAAAAGGGTACGCGGACGATATCTTTTAAAAGTCAGTATTGCAAAAGACTTAAGGTctgtttcaagtaaattttattagattgtTATCGTATTAGTTACTGTAGATCGTACTCAggttataaccatttatttgggagatTAGAgtctgacttttgtatttagtcggcttatatttttattattcgattCATAAAACTGATGCACAATTTGACAACAagttacacaataaaaatatcttaatactACTTTCACAATAATTGACATTTACTTGATATGAATACAGCtagcataatatattacgtaGTTTGCTATATTATATACAGTGCTTAATTCAACATAATATGACGTCCATATGACGTAAtactcagaagttgtaaaacagGCTTTTAGGACTATTGTTCACGATAGTTTTTCGCTCAACATTTTCCGATTTTTAAACTATTGTGAATGACACAGCTTAACGACTGCAGCCTTTTGATAAAAAGTGATTCGGCGCATTCCGGCTACTCGCATTTTTTGTCGCTCTATCCCTAGTCTAATACCTATACGTATTGAAGCCGCTTCAATATCTAATTTACCTAGGATAGGCATAAAGTTCACATAAACTAGATGGcgttttgtgaattatcacttgctttaacggtgcaggaaaacatcgtgaggaaacttgcatacccgagaagttctctataggaatgttgacggtgtatgaagtctaccaatcggcaataggccagcgtggtggataaggccttatccctctcagtaatagagcaGGTCCGTGCCTAccactgggacagtatataatacagggctgatattatatattatattaagtccattcttgattttgttttaatttactgttGCTTTTTTATAAACACCTCTACGTCAAGTGATGTCAAATAATGTTGTTCTCACAGTAATGCGTCATCGGACATTATTTAACCGTGTCGCAAATGAGGCTTAATTCCAATGCCATAAGCCGGGGGAATCCGGTTGGCAGTtcccataatataatatgcaccGGTTAGATTTATGTCAAATGAAttgcaaaaatggatcgttatTTACTTCTTTAATGAATTGCTTGGTCATGCCAAGGGTTATGTTTGacgtctttataataattaagtgtgaaacaaaacaaacacacgcacacgcatttatccccaaagggatatgtagagacgcaaccagggcacccactttttgtcaagtgtgttccgtcccatgatgtgatagggggcgagcctatcgccacaacGGACACAAATCCTagaccccgggctgatactgtgtgaaactataaacaaaatattataaagtcgtGTGACGTGTGACGTAATTAGGCTTATCGTGACTAAACGCCTGATGTTATTGATTATTTTCTGTCAATTAAAATGCTTTGCTCTTTGCGATTGGTCAAAGCATAAGTGTTGATTGAAATTGGCATGCTTTATATtaaactatgccggcctgttggcatcGAATGTACACactatacaggctgatcctggaacgcgacacacttacgttagCCACCAAGGAGGTTTTAAAcgtcttgtgtacggtggtcgctatctggacggatataaaatatatcctaccaccaacagcGTGCCTTTGTGGGACGGAAATAAGTCTAAAATACTTGACACTCTAGCTGGTCTACTCTTTGGGTAACACTAGCGTAGATCCTAAGATATGAATCCCTGGATGCGGTAATTATATGGCTTTTGGAGTACGACTGTCGCActgaagtctcgggtttgaATTCCAGAGTTGCTCGTGACATGAagtttttctacttaatatcagCCGATAGACCAACCTCCTATTTTATGGTATCTAAAATACCTGGTGAAATATCGGTATGATACTTCTGTCTAACCCTGTAAAGAGTAAAGGGCGTGATGCTACgtatgtaaaaatatcacaGCATTTAATACACTAACCATCCAGTTTTAGTACAAACATTTTTCAGAAAAAGTGGGGGAAAGCTATCCAATGCAAGACGGATACCGATATTTTTTTCGCGCGGCAACCGTAAATAAGACGGGAAGGGATGGAACGCTATATTTCCTGATTCGATCCGGGATTAGATTAGCGAGTTGAAAGGGAATTTGTGGAGAAAGTTTAAAGATTTGTTTGTCGGCCGTCAGGATTCCTTCTTTTTGGTGAGATTTAAGTTTTATTCAATGTGACCGTTTTTGTTTcttatgttaataaatgaaaccacatactcgtctttgcCTTTGCTATCGTCGTGCCAAAATCAAGTCCCTATAATGAATATTTCCACGAAAAATCCGGTTTTATTTCTCTGATTTTTTAGTCATTTTGTTGTTACTGCAAATATAGCATgcgcgtgagtatatttctcACAATAAGTTTGATATTGCCACTGCGACGAATATCGTAGAGCAGTAGTAGTGCTTTAAAGcgtgttaaattaaaaagatcttttaataatattttatgtgttcaattttttttttattttacgtctaagACACAAGTTAAACTGCACTAGtcgcacctctgcttaccctttcgcGAACAAATGCGTGAagactttgttttgtttttaaataaatttactttcgTATTCTATGCTAATaacgacattttatttatttatataatgttaatattttcgaTAATGGATGTGATAAGATAATttctctttttatattataataccttGTATAAAACGTGATTTTATTTGCTATAGtatgttatttgtaatataaataatttatatgtatattttgtatttcacaaTCACTAATCTACTAAGATCCGTCCTAGCCCGGGAATCGTACCGTGCGGTCGCGGCCGCATCGTCCGCGCAACTATCTATCCATAGATAGCATTTATTTTCTACTAAATACAATTTTTCCAACCCTACCTTAGGGTGAGAGCGATTGAAACGATTTGATACTTTTATAATACAACTAGATATTACTCGTGGCTTCTTTCGTGTCAAAGGCTTTCTAGATTCAAGGCCTTAAAACACATTATGACGCCTGCgctttttattaaaacgattaGGTAAGAATGTAATAATATCTCCGCACTGGAGAGAAATATTTATCGTTAGGTGCGGGAGAGGTCAAATTGACccataattgtatttaatattctaaagtGTTCCTATTGAAGTAGGAAATAGCTTAGTCTATTTGTCTTTTTCTTTCAATAAGAATTCTTAAAGTTATGCCTTCCGCACCAGGTGAACGAGAACTATTTAATTCGCCGCACGGGATGTAAGTTAAACATGGGTCAATAAGACCTCACAGCGCAGTGAACGTGTTAATCGACGTGAAATAAACGTATATGTTCAAGGGAAAATATTGCTTGAAGGTTAAGATTAGGTCAGGGtgagaaataaatgtatatagtaTAATTACTGATTTACAATCTTTACTATGTCATAGTTTAAACACCaataaagttacaataacaatgAAGAATAtcgatgtttataatattttaattataattcatatttaggCTCAATATTCGGTACCTATATCTGATGAAAtacaataactaataaattaaaacgtaaatTGAAGAAAAGCCATGATAAAACAATAGGTCGCTTGACTTTTATAGCATATTACTGCATTGTCTAATTATTCTTTCCACCTTCTAATCAAAGTCAATTATCAAGGTCACCATCACTGCTTTTAATTTGAAAACCAGTATAACATTAAAACCCACGAACGTCATACTGtagtattattaaagaaaatgacATCATACGAACAAACTATTACAAGAcccttatttaaatacataatataaacaataatattactttaacaaCACACCATTATCACAAATATACACAGATCCAGTAATACTCTTCGCTTTATCGCTTGCTACAAACAGAATCAAGTCCGCTATCTCTTCAGTCTTGCACAACTTGCCCATGGGACTTTGTCCGATATTGACATCAGCAAGGAACAGCTTCGCTGCATCCATAATACCAATTATATTCGTCTTAACAGGTCCAGGACTTACAGCATTCACTCTGACTCCTGAAGGCCCTAATTCAAGTGCAGCACCACGTGTGAAATGTTCCACACCAATCTTGGAGACGCTGTAAGGCATCAAATGAGACACGGTGGGATTCTTTGCCGCTGTTATACTAGATACATTGACAATATTCCCTTTAGTCTTTATCAAATGTGGTGCAGCAACACTTGTCATTAACACAACTGACCGCAAATTATTGTTGATCATCACATCAAATGCTTTCACTGAGTTACcacttaaaatatttcctaatttCACACTGCCAGCGTTGTTTACGAGTAtatctaattttttaaatgtttctattgttttatttatgatcaTTTTGGCGTCTTCGTCTACAGAAACATTGCCTTTGATTAGCAGATAGTTTTTGTTGTATTGTGAAATTTCGTTGCCGACTTTCTTGAGATTTTTTTCGTTGATATCTACCATGACTATATGCGCTCCTTCTTGAGCAAATGCTTTGGTAGTAGCTGCCCCAATTCCTCCGCCAGCGCCGGTCACAATAACCACTTTATTTTCGAAACTCATGTCCGTACAGTTTCCGTCTTACTAAggtaatgaatatattatgtttatttacattaaaataaatgacagtGTTCTTAACCTTGTAGAACTTTATATGATGAAAATACGTTTGTCAATtggtttgtttgttgttttataatttgatttaatattttgcgCATTATTTTAGCACCAATTATTTCGAGGATATGCTCTGTTACCATCTGACACCAGTATCCGAAATTCTATTAACTTCAGTAACAGCTAAGGTTTAATATGGTTGCTTTAATCCTTTCAGTAGTAAAGATGTTActttcccagcagtgggatagtatataacaTAGTTtaccctgtggattgggggtatttggagaattccaccataGTATCCGCTGCCTGTTGTAAGAGGTGACTAATAAAGGCTATTGCAGGGTCGCAGGTACGTAGCAAGGGCCATCAACCGTTAGTGCACATTGTGCGTTTTGACCACATTGTGGTGACACCCGCGATGGTTgacagcgtggaaggtaggcgtCATGCTGCAGTTAACGGCTAGGGCGTCCTTGAGT harbors:
- the LOC115441514 gene encoding uncharacterized protein LOC115441514, whose protein sequence is MGCGPSRDMVKVGGATSPGKVANGKTADPDEPDDLPTVVLPDTPAQAKPPVAFEIPVEEFDGNRRPSNTPPAHLQRLLQPPQPDISLPEIEEKLAEAEQRRLSILQQRAASAQKRAQKMIRSVHELDTLAAEHEPTETNKLGTNTLTIPPEPGVCEDKNIA
- the LOC115440952 gene encoding 3-oxoacyl-[acyl-carrier-protein] reductase FabG-like codes for the protein MSFENKVVIVTGAGGGIGAATTKAFAQEGAHIVMVDINEKNLKKVGNEISQYNKNYLLIKGNVSVDEDAKMIINKTIETFKKLDILVNNAGSVKLGNILSGNSVKAFDVMINNNLRSVVLMTSVAAPHLIKTKGNIVNVSSITAAKNPTVSHLMPYSVSKIGVEHFTRGAALELGPSGVRVNAVSPGPVKTNIIGIMDAAKLFLADVNIGQSPMGKLCKTEEIADLILFVASDKAKSITGSVYICDNGVLLK